The nucleotide sequence CACCCTAGGAATCACTGTCACACTGGGAGTCACTGTCACACTGGGAGTCACTGTCACACTGGGAGTCACTAACACTGGGAGTCACAGTCCAATCCCACATACATCAATCGTAACGTAATAACATAATGGCCCCTCATTGACTAGCTGAAACATACACATGACTAGGTTGTACCTGAGCTCACCCAGTGAGGAGATTAAAATCCCATTTAGACGAAGATatcaagtaattttttttaaagtttgagaacgtaaatagtgaaagattattaccCCTGCTTGGTAAATTTAAGACTATTCCTTGTCGGGATGTGGGCACACTGGCACGGTCAGCATGAGAAGGTGCCAGTAGATcttgcttgctaggccacttcagaaggcaaacCATATACAGGTGAAACTTCCTCATTCGGTATTTACCATACCTCCAGTTACTCAGGAGAATCTTCTATACACCCCCTGTTACCTAATGAGAATTCTCTATGCATCCTAGTTACCCATTAAGTGCCCTCTATGTACCCCAATTACCTATTGAGTGCCCTCTATGTACCCCAGTTACCCATTGAGTGCCCTCTATGTACCCCAGTTACCCATTGAGTGCCCTCTATGTACCCCAGTTACCTATTGAGTGCCCTCTATGTACCCCAGTTACCCATTGAGTGCCCTCTATGTACCCCAGTTACCTATTGAGTGCCCTCTATGTACCCTAGTTACCCATTGAGTGCCCTCTGTGTACCCCAGTTACCCATTGAGTGCCCTCTATGTACCCCAGTTACCCATTGAGTGCCCTCTGTGTACCCCAGTTACCCATTGAGTGCCCTCTGTGTACCCCAGTTACCCATTGAGTGCCCTCTGTGTACCCCAGTTACCCATTGAGTGCCCTCTGTGTACCCTAGTTACCCATTGAGTGCCCTCTATGTACCCCAGTTACCCAATGAGTGCCCTCTGTGTACCCCAGTTACCCATTGAGTGCCCTCTGTGTACCCTAGTTACCCATTGAGTGCCCTCTGTGTACCCCAGTTACCCATTGAGTGCCCTCTATGTACCCCAGTTACCCATTGAGTGCCCTCTGTGTACCCTAGTTACCCAATGAGTGCCCTCTATGTACCCCAGTTACCCAATGAGTGCCCTCTATGTACCCCAGTTACCCATTGAGTGCCCTCTATGTACCCCAGTTACCCATTGAGTGCCCTCTGTGTACCCCAGTTACCCATTGAGTGCCCTCTATGTACCCCAGTTACCCATTGAGTGCCCTCTATGTACCCCAGTTACCCATTGAGTGCCCTCTATGTACCCCGGTTACCCAATGAGTGCCCTCTGTGTACCCCAGTTACCCATTGAGTGCCCTCTATGTACCCCGGTTACCCAATGAGTGCCCTCTGTGTACCCCAGTTACCCATTGAGTGCCCTCTATGTACCCCGGTTACCCAATGAGTGCCCTCTATGTACCCCGGTTACCCAATGAGTGCCCTCTGTGTACCCCAGTTACCCATTGAGTGCCCTCTATGTACCCCAGTTACCCATTGAGTGCCCTCTATGTACCCCAGTTACCCATTGAGTGCCCTCTGTGTACCCCGGTTACCCAATGAGTGCCCTCTGTGTACCCCAGTTACCCATTGAGTGCCCTCTGTGTACCCCGGTTACCCATTGAGTGCCCTCTATGTACCTCAGCTACCTATCGAGTATTCTGACCAAGATGCAGTGGGACCTCCTGGAAGGGTTTATAGATGTCAGGAGAGGACAGGCCAGGTTCCCCTGTGAGTCCGCCCATCTGTCAATCTTTGTCAAAACTCTTTGTCCAGGCTCAGACTAGACGAATGGTGACAACGATATGATCACCTCATGGAACTGACAGTAAGAGACACTGCCTTCAAGAGAAGAAGGAGATAACAAAGAAATCTGGAGGCAAAATGACTCATATAGTTTAATGATTGACCAACCCTGGGAATGTCTCGGCTTCTACAATATAATCGGATTGTATGTGTCACCTGTAGACGCCCACAGCATACGTTACACATCACATGGTACATTTGGGATCTACTTTAGGTCTGAAGACCTACACCCTGCTGGAGGGAGGGggcccaacacccctcccaaaATAACAATGTTCTCACTTCACGTCCTTCCTTGTTGGAGTTTGCAGAGTGTATATTTGAAAATATTCGGTGGTGTTGTACTGCGGCTTAAACCAAATAACAGAACATTTGGGGATGAAATAGGCAGTGAGGATTCCGAAGGAACTGATGAGTATGGCAGAAATCTCGACGGCTGCTGCATGTTTCTTGTTTACAGTCGGATAGATTGGGATGAAGCAGATCCAGGTGGTGAGATAGAACAGCATGGAGATACTGATCTCTCGGGCCAAGTTGTAGGTTTGAGCCGGGGTCTGGATCAGAAAGGTACACATGAAACAGGCCAGTGCCAGTAGCCCACTGCACCCCAACATCAACCAGAACATCACCTCCGCATCGCTCTTACAGAAGAGGACAAGGGCATCTTCAGAATCGCCCGTCGTCCTCAGGAGAAAGTCACCGTGGGTGTTCAGCCAAAAATAGCAAATGCAGCCTTGTCCCCCGAGGCTGGTGCAGATGACGAGGTATCTGCCAGTGTGTTTGTATCTGTGCAGGAAAGACTTGGTTAAGCTGGTGAGCTCAGTGGTGAGCACAATCTGCACCGAGTTAACTAaaagagttgagatgcagatggtGAGGCTGATGGCAGTGAGAGGCTGGCGTGATTTACAGGCGAGTTCAGTGGGTTCGCCGAGATACAGCAACGAGCCGCAGCACAGGAGAGCCAGTGAGGTCAGGGTGACCATGTTCATCTTTCCTCCAGTACCTTCCACCATCGGAGAGCTAGAATTCACCAGAAAGATCACCGTGACAGCCAATATCAGAGTGAGCTCGAGCACCATGAGCAACAGCAGAGTTACACCGACAGGTGAGGCCCAGGACAAGTACTGCAGGGTCCTCTTAAAGCAGGAAGGGCTGTTTGGTGGGGACCACTCATCGGGTTGGCAAGGATTGCATGAAAAGCCATCTGTAAAATTAAATCGTTACTTACAAAACATAAAATAATGCTCATCAGGTAGCAATATGACAGAGAAAACCCTTTACATCTTGCACCCAGTGACAatcccacccgaacccctcgattagattccagtctgtaactcactcctgggtatctgttattctatatataaacccccccgaacccctcgattagattccagcctgtaactcactcccgggtatctgttattctatatataaactatcgaTCTCCCTATAACTGGGTTTCTTGCTGTAATTAAAGTGTTAGCGAATGATCTGCTCCGATTTGTTTGCTATGATCTAATCCACTGCGTGTCAGAAGGTGAGTAATCAGACTCACCGGTCGAGTTCTGGAAGGTTCCTCTCGGACAATCTTCACATTTGAAGCAGCAAGAGTACAGGCTGGTGAGAATCTTTTTCTGCCCCGGGTCACAGCTCTTGGAACAGTGGGATGGAGGTACCTGCGAGTGTGTACACAGGTAGCATGCTCATTAGTTCTTACAGAGCCTTATAAACACTGCAGGGATCATTGGTTCTCTGTGGACTGGGCCCTGAGGATTGACTCTAACTGGCTCACTATGTTTGAGGTTGGGAGCCGTTCATTCACCAGAAACCCCTCCAGTTTTTATCGGTGTTAACTCGGTCCAATCTATTCTCTGCCCTGGGACTGCAATCAGTGATGTATTTGGACAGTTTGGGCCACAGAGATTCACACTGCTTAAAAAGATTGAAGAAATCAGCTCAGAGATCTGagcgagcctttggctcagtgaaTGCAGTCCTAGCCTCTGAGTTCGGtgcactccagacagtcccggagactGGAGAcaggagactggagctccagacagtcccggagactGGAGaccggagactggagctccagacagtccaggagactggagactggagctccagacagtcccggagactggagactggagctccagacagtcccggagactggagactggagctccagacagtccaggagactggagactggagctccagacagtccaggAGACTGGAGaccggagactggagctccagacagtcccggagactggagactggagctccagacagtccaggAGACTGGAGaccggagactggagctccagacagtccaggAGACTGGAGTCTGGAGCTCTAGACAGTCCCGGCAACTGGAGagtggagctccagacagtgccAGTGATTGGAGACCGGAGCTTcagacagtcccagagactggagaccggaactccagacagtcccggagactggagactggagctccagacagtcccggagactggagaccggaactccagacagtcccagagactggagactggaactccagacagtcccggagactGGAGaacggagctccagacagtcccggagactggagactggaactccagacagtcccggagagcggagaccggagctccggctctgaattccgggttgacatccagcgggatgtTCGTGTCCGGGGGGTGCGggtgaccctcccctcccctcatcgtatgggttgtgggagcccataaaaccctccccccGGATTGGACTAACCCCCCGATCGGCCGGTATAGAGACGGTCACGGCCGTGGAAGGAGTGTTCACgtcacggcctgtcagactgttaatcagcatcGGAATCCTCCCACTACTTGGAAAAGTGATAGCAATGCAAGAGCTTGCATGTATATAATGTCTTTTATGTAGGAAAGCATGACAAGATGCTTCAGggaagcgttatcagacaaaaaatggtcaagatgagctcagagagggcgtgaggggagatagaagagaaactagagaaagatgcgagttcagggctagagcaGGGGGTAACCTTGGGTTGAAGTTTGGCTCGGTGAgcttggggaagggagggaagtggcagaggcagttgaacggatggtctcaatcttagtgacaaagaagtccatgagctcctcacacttttcgttggaggtgagggtggagcgggcaggggagaggggtttaagaagacaatTTGTAGTGAcggagaagccaggggttatctttgcattccaggatgctcCTGGACTAGTgatcagttttggcagaggagagtaggagccgatagtgctttatgtgatccagccaaaTATGGCGATGAatgactaaaccagttgtccgccataaacattcatacatcctttggacttaagggagcggaaatgagggccataccaggcagaacgaccagggtgagagagacctTTAACGtcagaaaacgtcccaaggcgtttcacaggagcgattatcagacaaaaatttacactgagccaaaaaaggagatactgggatgggtgactaaaagcttggtccaaaAGCTAGGTTTTAACGTggagaaagagaggtggagaggtttagggagggaattccagagcttagggcttggacggctgaaggcacggccgccaatggtggagcgattggaGTGGGGGATGGGCATTATTCCATATAAATGTCACCCTGACTTACGGTATTGTCGTCTGTTTTCCATTGAATCTGGGCAGTGTGGATGGTCAGGTGATCCTTGTAGCTGCCAATCACTGGCAGCCTGAGCCGGCCAGCGTGGCGAGTCCAGGTTATGATGTCGTACCCTCTCTGAGGGTTTCCTGCAGCATCGTAGTGAACGGTGGTGTTACTGACACTGAAATTCACTCGCTTTAATTCTTCCAGCAGctgttaacaaaaaaaaaagtcagtcaAGTATCGATCATTTCAGGTCTTGTCCTAGAAATCTGACTGCTCCTGAAAATGCTGCTCACGCCTGTTAGTGTTGACTCAGGCAGCACGTGATACTCACGCTGCCCCCTAAATATAATCTGGTGGGAGGAGCACCTCCGGCTGAAACTGCATGGGCGTTTCCTGCCCGCCAGATTGGGAGTTTAAGAGGTCAGTAAGTGACCAAGAATGGGGGGGCACGCAGCCAAATTTCTAGGCTGTTATCTCCAGGGCGATTGTACATTTCAGGACTGGAGGACTCCAGATTTGTCACAGCAGGAAATAGATGACCCTGGAGACTGGGACTAAAGACCGCGGGAGATGGGGAGGCACTGGGGGGAAAGGCACTTGGGGCCTGGCTTCAAATCCACACAGAGTAAAGGTGTGAATTCCTGCGAGTgtgtttaaaaaaagggaaagttttCTACTTGTTTCACACTGAGTCCGTGTGTAAAGAGCGATTGCAGGTCACAGTCGGGACAGAGAAAGAGcagcttttctctctctgggAATCAGTCTACAGGTTCAGGGTATACACACCCTGTGATCAGACAGTGCGGTCACTACTGGGGACCCTGTGATCAGACAGTGCGGTCACTACTGGGGGACCCTGTGATCAGACAGTGCGGTCACTACTGGGGGACCCTGTGATCAGACAGTGCGGTCACTACTGGGGGACCCTGTGATCAGACGGTGTGGTCACTACTGGGGGACCCTGTGATCAGACAGTGCGGTCACTACTGGGGACCCTGTGATCAGACAGTGCGGTCACTACTGGGGACCCTGTGATCAGACAGTGCGGTCACTACTGGGGGACCCTGTGATCAGACAGTGCGGTCACTACTGGGGGACCCTGTGATCAGACAGTGGGGTCACTACTGGGGGACCCTGTGATCAGACGGTGCGGTCACTACTGGGGACCCTGTGATCAGACAGTGCGGTCACTACTGGGGGACCCTGTGATCAGACGGTGTGGTCACTACTGGGGGACCCTGTGATCAGACAGTGCGGTCACTACTGGGGACCCTGTGATCAGACAGTGCGGTCACTACTGGGGGACCCTGTGATCAGACGGTGTGGTCACTACTGGGGGACCCTGTGATCAGACAGTGCGGTCACTACTGGGGACCCTGTGATCAGACAGTGCGGTCACTACTGGGGACCCTGTGATCAGACAGTGCGGTCACTACTGGGGGACCCTGTGATCAGACAGTGCGGTCACTACTGGGGGACCCTGTGATCAGACAGTGCGGTCACTACTGGGGACCCTGTGATCAGACAGTGCGGTCACTACTGGGGACCCTGTGATCAGACAGTGCGGTCACTACTGGGGGACCCTGTGATCAGACGGTGCGGTCACTACTGGGGACCCTGTGATCAGACAGTGCGGTCACTACTGGGGGACCCTGTGATCAGACAGTGCGGTCACTAGAAATTGTAATCACATTTTAAAGGCAAATAATTTCAGGTCCGTTGGCAGTGATTCCCATGGGGCCTCGGGCCCTGAGCATTCCTATACCTGCCAGCTGTACCATCTGGTTGTATTTTGGCATCTTCCAGCGTGGCACTTGAGCAGAGCGTGCAGTGCGTGGGCAATGCTGTACACCGCCATATAcacactgaatgtgtcccgtctcACTGGCTGATCCAACACCACCGACAGGTTATCTGGAGACAGGTGCTGAACGTCACTGAGCAGCTGACCGGATGGTTCCGTGGGGTACGGCCAAAAAGGAAAGGACTGATTCCCACCATGTTCTGCACTGAAGTTCTGTCTCCTCATGTCCCTGATGTTTGTGAGATGGTTTAAAACATAAGCCTGGAAACCCGGCATGCTGCCACTATTAATGGCTGTACCGATCACAGTGCCAATGCGCTCAATGCCTGGTGTGTGAATAACAAGGTCTGACTTGACCCAGGCCTCACTTGCAATCCAGACCTTCCTGGTGATGTTCATCTTAACTGCCTGTTGCAGCAGTTCCTGAGCAGGTCCCTCGCTGGAGAAGAGGATGATGACATTGACATTCATCTGACCGATCTGGCCCACAATCTCGGAGATTTTTCGTTTGGTGCTGGGCAGACTGAGGTAGGTGGGGATCATGTCAATGTAACCTACACAGATACTTTGGAGTGACGAGTATTTGTTCACCAGTTCTATTCCCTGCCGCCCGTATTCATCGTCACTCCCGATTCCAACAATCCAATTCCAGTTGAACTTTCTGACTATGGAGACAAGGGCCATGGCCTGATTCTTGTCGCTTGGCATTACCCTCAGGAACGATGGGAAGATCTTTTTGTTGCTCAGTTCCTCACTGGAGGCCCCGTAGCTAATCTGAAAAATGAAGAGAATCCGCGATTGTATCATCACACGTCACTGTCTCCCCGTCCCAACCTATCTTGTCTCTCTCTGCTCCACCAATGCAACTATGGCCAGTGCTCCTCTGAATTTAGCTTTCTTGCTCCTTTTGAGATCCTACacacctctcctctctctgcatCTTCATGGTGTTGAAGTCAAGATTCATTGCTCAAACACATCCTTTCTCCAATCTGTGgagctcctcacctccctcattcTTCCCTTCCTCCCACAATCTGTGAGATTAAGACCCAGGTTTGATGTCACCTAATCACTAGTTCCTGATtcacctcatcttctctcctatttTAACTCTGGCCCCTGTCCTGCACTCTGGGCCTCTGCCCAACACCAGGTTTCTCAATTTAGAAGAACTAAATATATCTTGGTGGGTAATTTGCTTTGAATTGTACccgttttctccctgattctccCTAAACTGTTGACAGTCTCATGGGATTATGGGTCTCTCTAGTTCCTCACACAAGGGACCATTCTGCATGTGTGGAGCTAGGCTGCAGGACTGAACTTCCTGGCCCTTGATCCCAGGGAACATTTAGATCCCCAGGCGCATAAGGCAACAGAAAGCGGGAGAAGACCAAAGTGACTGGGTCTCGAACCCTttgccctgatatttatgggggtTAGCTGTTGACGGAAATATTCTAATGAGGTGTGAGGAGCCAATCCTATTCTTCCCCGCCCCCACTTCCCCCACCTCATTGGCCTGTCCTAATGTCAGCTGGGCACGAGCACTGGAGAAACATAGCACTGAGACCTGCCCCTGGGTCCCTGCCGACTGGAGGGATTTCGAGGGTACAGGGGGCAGGCCGATGACTTACAGGTGAGCACTGTTATCATTAATCTTCAACGCGCCTCCAAAATCTTAACCTTCAATCGGGACCTTTGTCGACCAAGGCCAGAGATTTCCCTGGCCCTACCAGTGGCACCAGGTCCTGTCTGCTTCGGCCCAGGATAGGACATCCCAGGACACTTTTGGTAAGCTGCTCCTGTCTAATGCTGGTATGGGGGGTGGGGCAGTAAAATCTTAATTAATCTTTCCATGCTACTCGTCTGTAGGAAGCATCACAGGCGACGCTGATTCTGTGCTCACTCCAggtccacgcacacacacactttccagcagggtcactggacagtgatcaggagcaggaaccctggctgatttcccctctctctaaccccagcggtcactggacagtgatcaggagcaggaaccctggctgatttcccctctctctaacccaggggtcactggacagtgatcaggagcaggaaccctggctgatttcccctctctctaacccagcggtcactggacagtgatcaggagcaggaaccctggctgatttcccctctctctaaccccaggggtcactggacagtgatcaggagcaggaaccctggctgatttcccctctctctaaccccaggggtcactggaccgtgatcaggggcaggaaccctggctgatttcccctctctctgattttcttttccatttacttTACTGGAGTGTAAAACtcactgccgattcgctatctccCGTTTTGCGTTCCCCGCCAGGATGGATTTCTACTCCGGAGTCTTTAACTCTGAATTGCCACAATGTGAGAGGGGTTTGTTTGGCAAAACATGAATGACACAACTTacatgtggaattaaaaataagctGAACAATTTGTCTGTGAGAATCGCCTGTTCCGATGTCCAGGGTCCTATCAGTGCTATCACACGGCTCCTGTACTCTGTGTAATTGCAGAGCACTTCAATCCCATTCCCCTTGTCTTTCGATAATAATAGAAGGCTGGGCAGGAGGGAGACCAAGTTCTCGAAACAGTCATCGTAGATTTCATAACCCAACTGCACGTTCGGCAGAAGGGAGGTGGAGTTATTTATTTCATCGATTGCAAACGTCATCGCCAGGAACATCCCATAACCGTAGGGGTAAAAGCTTAAACAGAGATAAACTGGAGATTAGCGCCATACACATATCAGCTAGGAATAGACACCTCTGAAACCACAGGGAGATAacagaaagggggagggagaaacagggagacagtaatagaaaaggagagggataaagagagagagacagtaatagggagaaatagagagatgccGGATCTAGtactggggaatggagtggggcaggaggaacatgtttcagtgggggagcatttggggaacagtgatcataatatcattaggtttagagtaattatggaaaaggacaaggaaaattaaatgtgaaaattctCAACTAGAGGAGgtctaattccagtgagttgaaaagggatctggcccaggtggattggaatcaaagattgacaggtaaaacagtaaataaacaatgggaggccttttaACGAggagacacattcctacgaggggggagggaagggcatccaaagttagagtTCCCCGGATgagtaaagatatagagattaaaatgaaacaggaaaaggaggcttatgataaatgtcaggttcatcattcagtggagaaccaggctgaatacagaaagtacaggggaaAACTGTAAAAAGGGaatcagaggggcaaagggagactgtgagaatagattagcaggtaacataaaagggaatccaaaagtcttttataaacatataaatagtaaaaggggagtcaaaggaagggtggggccgattaggaaccaaaaaggagatcttcttgtggaggcagagggaatggctgaggtactaaatgagtagtttgcatctgtcttcactaaagaagaggatgctgccgtgTCATGGTAAGGGAGGAGGTAATAGAGATATTGGATAAGgtacaaatagataaagaggagggacttaaaaggtcggcagtgctcaaagtagaaaagtcacccggtccggatgggatgatcctcggttactgagggaagtaagggtggaaattgcggaggctctggccacaatcttccaatcccccatagagttgggagtggtgccggaggactggaggattgcaaatgttacacccttgttcaaaaaaggggagagggataaacccagaaattacaggccagtcagcttaatgtTGAGGGTGGAGAAACATTTAGAGAcactaatctgggacaaaattaattggcacttggaaaattatgggttaataaatgaaagtcagcacggatttgttaaaggaaaaagtGTTTGgttaacttgattgagtcctttgatgaagtaatggagagggttgatgagggtagtgtggttgatgttgtgtatatggactttcaaaaggtatttgataaattaccacataatagacttgttagcaaaattaaagcccatgggattaaagggatagtgacagcatggatacaaaattggctaaaggacagaaagcagagagtaatggtgaacgatttgattttcagactggagggaagtatacagtggtgttccccaggggtcagtattaggaccactgctctttttgatatatattaatgacctggacttgggtatagagggtataatttcaaagattgcagatgacataaaacttggaaatgtagtaaacatagtaacagacttcaggaggacttagacagactggtgaaatgggcagacacaaggcaaatgaaatttaatgcagagaagtgtgaagtgagacattttggtaggaagaatgaggagagacaatataaacaaaatggtacaattttaaagggggtgcaggaacagagagacctgggggtgtaggtacacaagactttgaaggtggcaggacaagctgagaaggttgttaaaaaagcatatgggatcctgggctttattaatagaggtatagagtacaaaagcaaggaagtgtgtccagctgcagctactggctaaccgtatttcggaactggagctgcgggtggactcactatggagcatccgcgatgctgagactatcgtggatagcacgttcagtgaggtggtcacactgcaggtaaagattacgtagtcagaaaggaaatgggtgaccgccaggcagagtaaaaggactaggcaggtagagcaggagtcccctggggccatctccctctcaaacagatataccactttggatactgttgggggagatggcttatcaggggaaagcagcaagagccaagttcatggcaccacgggtggctctgctgcacaggaggggaggaagaagagtggcagggctatagtgataggggattcaattgtaaagggaatagataggcgtttctgcggccgcaaacgtgactccaggatggtatgttgcctccctggcgctagggtcaaggatgtcacggagcggctgcagggcattctggagggggagggtgaacagccagtagtcgtggtccatatcggtaccaacgacataggtaaaaaaagggatgaggtcctgcaaggtgaatttaaggagttaggagataaattaaaaagcaggacctcaaaaatttgttgagtgtattcaggaggaatttctcattcagtatgtggatg is from Heptranchias perlo isolate sHepPer1 chromosome 32, sHepPer1.hap1, whole genome shotgun sequence and encodes:
- the LOC137300781 gene encoding taste receptor type 1 member 3-like; this encodes MGKGSVSESQGPHGIDAEYTLPGDYTVGALFPLHEITVGLTNRLKPEKVTCDSFYPYGYGMFLAMTFAIDEINNSTSLLPNVQLGYEIYDDCFENLVSLLPSLLLLSKDKGNGIEVLCNYTEYRSRVIALIGPWTSEQAILTDKLFSLFLIPHISYGASSEELSNKKIFPSFLRVMPSDKNQAMALVSIVRKFNWNWIVGIGSDDEYGRQGIELVNKYSSLQSICVGYIDMIPTYLSLPSTKRKISEIVGQIGQMNVNVIILFSSEGPAQELLQQAVKMNITRKVWIASEAWVKSDLVIHTPGIERIGTVIGTAINSGSMPGFQAYVLNHLTNIRDMRRQNFSAEHGGNQSFPFWPYPTEPSGQLLSDVQHLSPDNLSVVLDQPVRRDTFSVYMAVYSIAHALHALLKCHAGRCQNTTRWYSWQLLEELKRVNFSVSNTTVHYDAAGNPQRGYDIITWTRHAGRLRLPVIGSYKDHLTIHTAQIQWKTDDNTVPPSHCSKSCDPGQKKILTSLYSCCFKCEDCPRGTFQNSTDGFSCNPCQPDEWSPPNSPSCFKRTLQYLSWASPVGVTLLLLMVLELTLILAVTVIFLVNSSSPMVEGTGGKMNMVTLTSLALLCCGSLLYLGEPTELACKSRQPLTAISLTICISTLLVNSVQIVLTTELTSLTKSFLHRYKHTGRYLVICTSLGGQGCICYFWLNTHGDFLLRTTGDSEDALVLFCKSDAEVMFWLMLGCSGLLALACFMCTFLIQTPAQTYNLAREISISMLFYLTTWICFIPIYPTVNKKHAAAVEISAILISSFGILTAYFIPKCSVIWFKPQYNTTEYFQIYTLQTPTRKDVK